The following proteins come from a genomic window of Acinonyx jubatus isolate Ajub_Pintada_27869175 chromosome C1, VMU_Ajub_asm_v1.0, whole genome shotgun sequence:
- the DDOST gene encoding dolichyl-diphosphooligosaccharide--protein glycosyltransferase 48 kDa subunit, producing the protein MEPGAAARAWSLLWLLLPLLGPVCASGPRTLVLLDNLNLRETHSLFFRSLKDRAFELTFKTADDPSLSLIKYGEFLYDNLIIFSPSVEDFGGNINVETISTFIDGGGSVLVAASSDIGDPLRELGSECGIEFDEEKTAVIDHHNYDISDLGQHTLIVADPENLLKAPTIVGRSSLNPILFRGVGMVADPDNPLVLDILTGSSTSYSFFPDKPITQYPHAVGKNTLLIAGLQARNNARVVFSGSLDFFSDAFFNSAVQKAAPGSQRYSQTGNYELAVALSRWVFKEEGVLRVGPVSHHRVGETAPPNAYTVTDLVEYSIVIEQLSNGRWVPFDGDDIQLEFVRIDPFVRTFLKKKGGKYSVQFKLPDVYGVFQFKVDYNRLGYTHLHSSTQVSVRPLQHTQYERFIPSAYPYYASAFSMMLGLFIFSTVFLHMKEKEKSD; encoded by the exons ATGGAGCCCGGCGCCGCGGCCCGCGCTTGGTCTctcctgtggctgctgctgcCCTTGCTTGGCCCGGTCTGCGCTAGCGGTCCCCGCACCTTAGTGCTGCTGGACAACCTCAACCTGCGGGAGACGCACTCGCTTTTCTTCCGAAGCCTGAAGG ACAGGGCTTTTGAACTCACGTTCAAGACCGCAGATGACCCCAGCCTGTCCCTCATTAAGTATGGGGAGTTCCTCTATGACAATCTCATCATCTTCTCCCCTTCGGTGGAAG ATTTCGGAGGCAACATCAACGTGGAGACCATCAGTACCTTTATTGACGGTGGAGGCAGTGTCCTAGTAGCTGCCAGCTCAGACATTG GTGACCCTCTTCGAGAGCTGGGCAGTGAGTGTGGGATCGAGTTCGACGAGGAGAAAACAGCCGTCATTGACCATCACAACTACGACATCTCAGACCTTGGCCAG CACACGCTCATTGTGGCCGACCCCGAGAACCTGCTGAAGGCCCCAACCATTGTTGGGAGATCATCTCTGAACCCCATCCTCTTTCGAGGTGTTGG GATGGTGGCCGATCCTGACAATCCTTTGGTGTTGGACATCCTGACGGGCTCCTCCACGTCTTACTCCTTCTTCCCCGATAAACCTATCACCCAG TACCCCCACGCAGTGGGGAAGAACACCCTGCTCATTGCTGGGCTCCAGGCCAGGAACAACGCCCGGGTCGTCTTCAGCGGCTCCCTGGACTTCTTCAGCGATGCCTTCTTCAACTCGGCGGTGCAGAAGGCTGCGCCCGGCTCCCAGAG GTATTCCCAGACGGGCAACTACGAGCTAGCTGTGGCCCTCTCCCGCTGGGTGTTCAAGGAGGAGGGTGTCCTCCGTGTGGGGCCCGTGTCCCACCATCGGGTGGGTGAGACCGCCCCACCCAACGCCTACACCGTCACCGACCTAGTG GAGTACAGCATCGTGATTGAGCAGCTCTCAAATGGCAGATGGGTCCCCTTTGATGGTGATGACATCCAGCTAGAGTTTGTCCGCATCGATCCTTTCGTGAGGACCTTCTTGAAGAAGAAAG GTGGCAAATACAGCGTCCAGTTCAAGTTGCCCGATGTGTATGGAGTGTTCCAGTTTAAAGTGGATTACAACCGGCTAGGCTACACGCACTTGCACTCTTCCACTCAG GTGTCGGTGAGGCCGCTCCAACACACGCAGTACGAGCGCTTCATCCCCTCGGCCTACCCGTACTACGCCAGCGCCTTCTCCATGATGCTGGGGCTCTTTATCTTCAGCACGGTCTTCTTGCAcatgaaggagaaggagaagtcCGACTGA